A single Natrinema pellirubrum DSM 15624 DNA region contains:
- a CDS encoding rhodanese-like domain-containing protein, with protein sequence MNRRRFLALGGTVSLGAVAGCLGDDNGTPANEFDYETTTTDGTEVPLAPVTDVYEWYDNDEAQFADARGRDQYEELRIAGAVFSPAPDGTENDPVEEWSTNTRIVTYCRCPHHLSSQRAASLIDAGYEHTYAIDEGLGGWEMQGYPVEGSNVQADFQRYEISGTTDTEYADEMVELEQVDADRKEAAPIADDGSYTLQLHYAGPTDSRFRVGVDDTWTEGTLAELTSDTVTL encoded by the coding sequence ATGAACCGACGGAGATTCCTCGCTCTCGGGGGGACGGTATCGCTTGGGGCGGTCGCCGGCTGTCTCGGCGACGACAATGGAACGCCGGCCAACGAGTTCGACTACGAGACGACGACGACCGACGGAACCGAGGTCCCGCTCGCGCCGGTCACGGACGTCTACGAGTGGTACGACAACGATGAGGCACAGTTCGCGGACGCACGGGGCCGCGATCAGTACGAGGAACTCCGCATCGCGGGTGCCGTGTTCTCGCCGGCTCCGGACGGAACCGAGAACGACCCGGTCGAGGAGTGGTCGACGAACACGCGGATCGTTACCTACTGTCGGTGTCCCCATCACCTGTCCTCTCAACGTGCCGCGTCGCTGATCGATGCGGGCTACGAACACACGTACGCGATCGACGAGGGACTGGGCGGCTGGGAAATGCAGGGATATCCGGTCGAGGGGTCGAACGTTCAGGCAGACTTCCAGCGCTACGAGATCAGCGGGACGACCGATACCGAGTACGCCGACGAGATGGTCGAACTCGAGCAGGTCGATGCGGACCGGAAGGAAGCGGCACCGATCGCCGACGACGGCTCGTACACCCTGCAGCTTCACTATGCGGGCCCGACCGACTCGCGGTTCAGAGTCGGCGTCGACGACACCTGGACCGAGGGGACGCTCGCGGAGTTGACCAGCGACACCGTGACGCTGTAA
- a CDS encoding homing endonuclease associated repeat-containing protein, with amino-acid sequence MVTEAACLEALREAAERLGESPTKAQYEELGLTPASATIIRTCGGWNDAKETAGLETSYSRGPRVGPKPDDVELPEGTAWEDLSVDQRWHYRNTEWNTERSLDRRAKHRAWVFEYKQEKGCNRCDEDDPRCLDFHHLNEDEKEMAVGKMISFGYSKDRIESEIEKCLVLCANCHRKEHYDSRCTDHLSS; translated from the coding sequence ATGGTTACCGAGGCGGCGTGTCTCGAGGCACTGCGGGAGGCCGCCGAACGACTGGGCGAGTCACCGACGAAGGCGCAGTACGAGGAGTTAGGGCTGACGCCGGCTTCCGCGACGATTATCCGAACGTGTGGCGGGTGGAACGACGCGAAGGAGACGGCGGGACTCGAGACATCCTACTCGAGAGGGCCTCGGGTTGGGCCGAAACCGGATGATGTCGAACTGCCCGAGGGAACGGCATGGGAAGATCTTTCCGTCGATCAGCGGTGGCACTATCGGAACACCGAGTGGAACACGGAACGGTCTCTCGACCGACGAGCAAAACATCGAGCATGGGTGTTCGAATATAAGCAAGAGAAGGGGTGTAACCGATGTGATGAGGACGATCCCAGGTGCTTGGACTTCCACCATCTAAACGAAGATGAAAAGGAGATGGCCGTCGGGAAGATGATCTCTTTCGGGTATTCGAAAGACAGAATCGAGAGTGAGATCGAGAAGTGTCTCGTTCTCTGTGCCAATTGTCATCGGAAAGAACACTACGACTCGCGCTGTACCGACCATCTGAGTTCGTAA
- a CDS encoding IMP cyclohydrolase produces the protein MYVGRFVVVGPEVGAYRVSSRSFPNREITARDEALTVGPTEDAPETDNPYVSYNCLRVVETPTGETAAFGNGSHVDPIAEKLELGYPARDALAESLLALDYEKDDYDTPRIAATIGGDGEALIGTVRKDALLIETVDEPTLVATYEKNAPEAFEFDADGAAAAASAAYDLEFEHAVCAAGVARTDDGFETAIENGD, from the coding sequence ATGTACGTCGGACGATTCGTCGTCGTCGGTCCCGAGGTCGGCGCGTACCGCGTCTCCTCGCGATCGTTCCCGAACCGCGAAATCACCGCTCGAGACGAGGCCCTGACCGTCGGGCCCACCGAGGACGCTCCGGAGACGGACAACCCCTACGTCTCGTACAACTGCCTGCGGGTCGTCGAGACGCCGACCGGCGAGACGGCCGCCTTCGGCAACGGCTCGCATGTCGATCCGATCGCGGAGAAACTCGAGCTGGGGTATCCCGCCCGGGACGCCCTCGCCGAGAGTCTGCTGGCGCTTGACTACGAGAAAGACGACTACGATACGCCCCGGATCGCGGCGACGATCGGCGGCGACGGCGAGGCCCTGATCGGGACCGTCCGAAAGGACGCCCTGCTGATCGAGACCGTCGACGAGCCGACGCTGGTCGCGACCTACGAGAAGAACGCGCCCGAGGCGTTCGAGTTCGACGCCGACGGTGCGGCCGCGGCCGCGAGCGCGGCCTACGACCTCGAGTTCGAACACGCGGTCTGTGCGGCCGGCGTCGCCCGGACCGACGACGGGTTCGAGACGGCGATCGAGAACGGCGACTGA
- a CDS encoding metallophosphoesterase family protein yields the protein MKVGLISDVHSNRVALETVLEDMPAVDELCCAGDVVGYNPWPGECVDELRARDVPTVMGNHDAAVAGDTPFRFNGMAKAGVDHANGELSDNQLEWLADLPAERLECDGRVKLVHGHPDDPDRYTRYTYPEEFTERMLGDEDVLVLGHTHVQGVERFGDGIVVNPGSVGQPRDGDPRAGYAVVDLDALTVETHRVEYDVDAVQTAVEEAELPSRIGTRLARGK from the coding sequence ATGAAGGTCGGACTCATCTCTGACGTCCACAGCAACCGGGTCGCGCTCGAGACCGTCCTCGAGGACATGCCCGCGGTCGACGAACTGTGCTGTGCGGGCGACGTGGTCGGCTACAACCCCTGGCCGGGGGAGTGCGTCGACGAACTGCGTGCGCGGGACGTGCCGACGGTGATGGGTAATCACGACGCCGCCGTCGCCGGGGATACCCCGTTTCGGTTCAACGGCATGGCCAAGGCCGGCGTTGACCACGCGAACGGGGAACTGTCCGACAACCAGCTCGAGTGGCTGGCCGACCTGCCGGCAGAGCGACTCGAGTGCGACGGCCGGGTCAAACTGGTCCACGGCCACCCGGACGATCCCGACCGCTACACGCGATACACCTACCCGGAGGAGTTCACCGAACGAATGCTCGGCGACGAGGACGTGCTGGTACTCGGCCACACCCATGTCCAAGGCGTCGAGCGGTTCGGAGATGGGATCGTCGTCAACCCGGGCAGCGTCGGCCAGCCCCGCGACGGGGACCCGCGAGCGGGCTACGCGGTGGTCGATCTCGACGCCCTGACCGTCGAGACCCACCGCGTCGAGTACGACGTCGACGCCGTCCAGACGGCCGTCGAGGAGGCTGAACTGCCCAGTCGCATCGGTACCCGGCTGGCCCGCGGCAAGTAG
- the cysE gene encoding serine O-acetyltransferase, producing the protein MFERVREDVRAMTGRDPAAKGRLEVLLCYSGLHAVWGYRLAHRCWNRGPGFRLLARLLSHLVRWLTGVEIHPAAELGRRVTIDHGMGVVIGETAEIGDDVHMYHGVTLGGDTNEPVKRHPTVEDGAQLGANATLLGDITIGEDAAVGAGSVVTDDVPDGATVVGVPAERVD; encoded by the coding sequence ATGTTCGAGCGCGTGCGTGAGGACGTCCGGGCGATGACCGGGCGCGACCCCGCCGCGAAGGGGCGACTCGAGGTCCTGCTGTGTTACTCGGGGCTGCACGCGGTCTGGGGGTATCGGCTCGCCCACCGCTGCTGGAATCGCGGGCCGGGCTTTCGACTGCTCGCCCGACTGCTCTCCCACCTGGTGCGCTGGCTGACCGGCGTCGAGATCCATCCGGCCGCCGAACTCGGCCGCCGGGTGACGATCGACCACGGGATGGGCGTCGTCATCGGCGAAACCGCCGAGATCGGCGACGACGTTCACATGTACCACGGAGTGACCCTCGGCGGCGACACGAACGAACCGGTCAAGCGCCACCCGACGGTCGAGGACGGCGCGCAACTGGGCGCGAACGCGACGCTGCTGGGCGACATCACGATCGGCGAGGACGCGGCCGTCGGTGCCGGTTCGGTCGTCACGGACGACGTTCCGGACGGTGCGACCGTCGTCGGCGTTCCGGCCGAGCGAGTCGACTGA
- a CDS encoding phosphoglucomutase/phosphomannomutase family protein — translation MESISFGTDGWRATLEEFTSPRVRMVGQAVATYLTDEGLAGPVAVGYDARESSRGFAEELARVLCANGFDVLLADRDRPTPLVAYAIADRDLAGGLVITASHNPPEYNGVKFIPSDGAPALPDVTDAIANRLAEPDPLPEADHGAVTEVDFAGPHADAALELVESMAGDVDLADRTVAYDAMHGSGRGTTDALLERAGASLECLRCEPDPAFGGGAPEPAAENLETLIDLVTADDTAPELGIANDGDADRIAVVTPERGYLDENLFFAALYDYLLETDSGPAVRTVSTTYLIDRVAQSHGETVHEVPVGFKWVAQAIGEHDALVGGEESGGFTVRGHVREKDGVLMALLAAVMHAAEPIDDRVDRLLAEHGTVVQDKISVDCPDDEKERVISDLEAEIPESVAGTAVEDINTADGFKLLLADGSWLLVRPSGTEPVLRVYAEAEDEERVTELLEAGRDLVEPLV, via the coding sequence ATGGAGTCGATCAGCTTCGGTACCGACGGCTGGCGGGCGACGCTCGAGGAGTTCACGTCGCCCCGCGTTCGGATGGTGGGGCAAGCGGTCGCGACGTATCTCACCGACGAGGGCCTCGCGGGCCCGGTCGCGGTGGGGTACGACGCCCGCGAGAGTTCGCGGGGGTTCGCCGAGGAACTGGCACGGGTGCTGTGTGCCAACGGGTTCGATGTCCTGCTTGCCGATCGGGACCGACCGACGCCGCTCGTCGCCTACGCCATCGCCGACCGCGACCTCGCCGGCGGGCTGGTGATCACCGCCTCGCACAACCCGCCGGAGTACAACGGCGTCAAGTTCATCCCCAGCGACGGCGCGCCGGCCCTACCCGACGTTACCGACGCCATCGCCAACCGGCTCGCCGAGCCCGATCCGCTCCCCGAGGCCGACCACGGGGCCGTCACCGAGGTCGACTTCGCCGGGCCACACGCCGACGCCGCCCTCGAGCTGGTCGAATCGATGGCCGGCGACGTCGACCTCGCCGACCGCACCGTCGCCTACGACGCCATGCACGGCAGCGGCCGCGGGACCACCGACGCCCTGCTCGAGCGGGCCGGCGCGTCCCTGGAGTGTCTGCGCTGTGAGCCCGATCCCGCGTTCGGCGGCGGCGCACCGGAACCCGCCGCCGAGAACCTCGAGACGCTGATCGACCTCGTCACCGCCGACGACACCGCGCCGGAGCTGGGGATCGCCAACGACGGCGACGCCGACCGCATCGCCGTCGTCACGCCCGAGCGGGGCTATCTCGACGAGAACCTCTTCTTCGCCGCGCTCTACGACTACCTGCTCGAGACGGACTCGGGGCCGGCGGTCCGGACCGTCTCCACGACCTACCTGATCGATCGGGTCGCCCAGTCCCATGGCGAGACGGTCCACGAGGTCCCCGTCGGCTTCAAGTGGGTCGCGCAGGCGATCGGCGAACACGACGCCCTCGTCGGCGGGGAGGAGTCGGGCGGGTTCACCGTCCGGGGCCACGTCCGCGAGAAGGACGGCGTCCTCATGGCCCTGCTCGCAGCCGTGATGCACGCCGCAGAGCCGATCGACGACCGCGTGGATCGCCTGCTCGCAGAACACGGCACCGTCGTCCAGGACAAGATCAGCGTCGACTGCCCCGACGACGAGAAGGAGCGGGTGATCTCCGATCTCGAGGCTGAGATCCCCGAGTCCGTCGCAGGGACTGCCGTCGAGGACATCAACACCGCCGACGGGTTCAAGCTGCTGCTGGCCGACGGGTCGTGGCTGCTGGTGCGTCCCAGCGGCACCGAGCCCGTGTTGCGGGTCTACGCCGAAGCTGAAGACGAGGAGCGGGTGACGGAGTTGCTCGAGGCGGGTCGGGACCTGGTCGAACCGCTGGTGTGA
- a CDS encoding GIY-YIG nuclease family protein has translation MADHVVYVLECADGSLYTGYTTDLERRVAEHDAGEGAKYTRGRTPVELRYHERFDSKSAAMSREYEIKQLSRTEKERLVGLE, from the coding sequence ATGGCCGATCACGTCGTCTACGTCCTCGAGTGTGCCGACGGCTCCCTCTATACCGGCTACACGACCGACCTCGAGCGACGCGTCGCCGAACACGATGCGGGCGAGGGCGCGAAGTACACCCGCGGTCGGACGCCGGTCGAACTCCGCTACCACGAGCGCTTCGACTCGAAATCGGCGGCGATGTCCCGCGAGTACGAGATCAAACAACTCTCCCGAACTGAGAAGGAACGGCTCGTGGGCCTCGAGTAA
- a CDS encoding DUF7563 family protein: MPKCDHCGAHVSERFARVFADERGEIHACVSCSANAGIAEAAKERARGT; the protein is encoded by the coding sequence ATGCCCAAGTGTGACCACTGCGGCGCGCACGTTTCCGAACGGTTCGCACGCGTCTTCGCCGACGAACGCGGCGAGATCCACGCGTGTGTCAGTTGTTCGGCCAACGCCGGCATCGCTGAAGCCGCGAAAGAGCGCGCTCGCGGCACCTGA
- the larB gene encoding nickel pincer cofactor biosynthesis protein LarB, translating to MRELLEAVADGDLSPAEAEAELRGYVVGEAGRFDAARRQRRGIPEAIFAEGKSAEQVVALAETALETTGRALLTRLSEPQFDALRDHFAATAPDATLERRSATARVLAPDYEPPSLDAMVGIATGGTVDEAVADEAETVLLDAGVTVDRVDDIGVAALSRTLDQLDRLRGADVLIVVAGREGALPTVVAGLVDTPVIGVPVASGYGYGGDGEAALAGMLQSCTVLSVVNVDAGFVAGAQATLIARAIAAGRD from the coding sequence ATGCGCGAACTCCTCGAGGCCGTGGCCGACGGCGACCTGTCGCCGGCCGAGGCCGAAGCCGAACTCAGGGGATACGTGGTCGGCGAGGCGGGCCGGTTCGACGCGGCCCGTCGACAGCGACGCGGGATCCCGGAAGCGATCTTTGCGGAGGGGAAGTCGGCCGAACAGGTCGTCGCGCTCGCCGAAACCGCCCTCGAGACGACGGGCCGAGCGCTGCTGACGCGTCTATCGGAGCCGCAGTTCGACGCGCTCAGGGATCACTTCGCAGCGACCGCCCCCGACGCGACGCTCGAGCGCCGGAGCGCGACGGCGCGAGTGCTGGCTCCCGACTACGAGCCGCCGTCGCTCGATGCGATGGTGGGGATCGCCACCGGCGGGACGGTCGACGAAGCGGTCGCCGACGAGGCCGAGACCGTCCTGCTGGACGCGGGCGTGACGGTCGATCGCGTCGACGATATCGGCGTCGCCGCGCTGTCCCGAACCCTCGACCAGCTCGACCGGCTCCGCGGGGCCGACGTGTTGATCGTCGTCGCCGGCCGAGAGGGTGCGTTGCCGACCGTCGTCGCCGGCCTCGTCGATACGCCGGTCATCGGCGTTCCCGTCGCGAGCGGCTACGGCTACGGTGGCGACGGCGAGGCGGCGCTTGCCGGGATGCTCCAGTCCTGTACCGTCCTCTCGGTCGTCAACGTCGACGCGGGCTTCGTCGCCGGAGCACAGGCGACCCTCATCGCCCGTGCGATCGCCGCTGGCCGCGACTAA
- a CDS encoding DUF1931 family protein: MADLIVKAAVKEALDDKNVASDFYDALDEEVDELLEDAARRAEANDRKTVQPRDL, translated from the coding sequence ATGGCAGATCTTATCGTCAAAGCCGCCGTAAAGGAAGCGCTCGATGACAAAAACGTTGCCTCCGACTTCTACGACGCACTCGACGAAGAAGTCGACGAGCTTCTCGAGGACGCCGCCCGACGCGCGGAAGCCAACGACCGGAAGACGGTCCAGCCCCGCGACCTGTAA
- the rpiA gene encoding ribose-5-phosphate isomerase RpiA, whose protein sequence is MKTAGGSDAAKRRAGERAAEDVADGFVVGLGTGSTTAYAIRALGRAVDDGLEIRGVPTSFQSRQLALEVGIELTDLDAVDGLDLAIDGADQVVDDADAAAHGALIKGGGAAHAREKLVDAAADRFVVVADPSKLTTRLERSVPVAVLPDAHTVVADRIRDLGGEPTLRDAGEKDGPVVTDNGNLVLDCAFGSIDDPDELATRLSAIPGVVEHGLFVGMADATYVGTDDGVETRHY, encoded by the coding sequence ATGAAGACGGCAGGTGGCTCCGACGCGGCGAAACGACGGGCCGGCGAACGCGCGGCCGAGGACGTCGCCGACGGGTTCGTCGTCGGCCTCGGCACCGGTTCGACGACCGCCTATGCGATCCGCGCGCTCGGCCGGGCCGTCGACGACGGCCTCGAGATCCGGGGGGTCCCGACCTCCTTCCAGTCCCGTCAGTTGGCCCTCGAGGTCGGCATCGAACTGACGGACCTCGACGCGGTCGACGGCCTCGATCTGGCGATCGACGGGGCGGATCAGGTCGTCGACGACGCGGACGCGGCCGCACACGGCGCGTTGATCAAGGGTGGCGGCGCGGCACACGCCCGCGAGAAACTCGTGGACGCGGCGGCTGACCGGTTCGTCGTCGTCGCCGACCCCTCGAAGCTGACCACTCGCCTCGAGCGGTCGGTCCCGGTCGCCGTCCTTCCGGACGCTCACACTGTCGTCGCGGACCGGATTCGGGACCTCGGCGGCGAGCCGACGCTCCGAGATGCCGGCGAGAAGGACGGCCCGGTCGTGACCGACAACGGCAATCTCGTCCTCGACTGTGCGTTCGGCTCGATCGACGATCCCGACGAACTGGCGACACGGCTCTCGGCGATTCCGGGCGTCGTCGAACACGGGCTGTTCGTCGGGATGGCCGACGCGACCTACGTCGGCACCGACGACGGCGTCGAGACCCGCCACTACTGA
- a CDS encoding ABC transporter permease subunit, which yields MSAITVAKKDFRDAVRSRLLLGLTALFALFTVGGAALASWASGLFSEGGGESTIGLIFALQTPAGFLVPVIALIVGYGAIAGERETGSLKFLLGLPHRRRDVVLGKVLGRTGVVAVSILIGFAVGLIGLVAFVGEVSPVDYLAFTLVTVAFGFVYVCLGVGISAMTRSTTKAAVGAIALVVLFKALWGLLSQVLLYAIEGTFLPETFPGWYLVFNSITPDAAYGSAIGFVLRESQFTSAGAYESQGLIESVPLVAEPWFGFVILAVWALLPLALGLWGFGRADL from the coding sequence ATGAGCGCGATCACCGTCGCGAAGAAGGACTTTCGTGACGCGGTCCGGTCGCGCCTGCTGCTGGGACTGACCGCGCTCTTTGCCCTGTTTACCGTCGGCGGAGCCGCGCTGGCCTCGTGGGCTTCCGGGTTGTTTTCGGAGGGTGGCGGCGAGTCGACGATCGGACTGATCTTCGCGTTGCAGACGCCGGCGGGCTTTCTCGTCCCCGTGATCGCACTGATCGTCGGCTACGGTGCGATCGCGGGCGAACGCGAGACCGGGAGCCTGAAGTTCCTGCTCGGACTGCCCCACCGCCGTCGGGACGTCGTCCTCGGGAAGGTCCTCGGTCGAACTGGCGTCGTCGCAGTGTCGATCCTGATCGGCTTCGCCGTCGGCCTGATCGGGCTCGTCGCCTTCGTCGGCGAGGTCTCGCCCGTCGACTATCTCGCCTTTACGCTGGTGACGGTCGCTTTCGGGTTCGTCTACGTCTGTCTCGGCGTCGGCATCTCCGCGATGACCCGGTCGACGACCAAGGCTGCCGTCGGCGCGATCGCACTCGTGGTCCTGTTCAAAGCCCTCTGGGGACTACTCTCACAGGTCCTGCTCTACGCCATCGAGGGAACGTTCCTTCCCGAAACGTTCCCCGGCTGGTACCTCGTCTTCAACTCCATCACACCGGATGCCGCCTACGGCTCCGCGATCGGGTTCGTCCTCCGCGAATCGCAGTTCACCTCGGCGGGTGCCTACGAGTCACAGGGACTGATCGAGAGCGTGCCGCTGGTGGCCGAGCCGTGGTTCGGTTTCGTGATCCTCGCCGTCTGGGCGCTCCTGCCGCTGGCACTGGGTCTCTGGGGGTTCGGACGAGCGGATCTCTGA
- a CDS encoding ABC transporter ATP-binding protein, giving the protein MPSIDISNVTKRYGTETALDGLSLSVERGEIYGFLGPNGAGKSTTINLLLDFIRPTTGEVRVFDLDAQADSLEIRQRTGILPEGAELYERLTGRQHVEFAIESKGADDDPDDLIERVGLSPDAAGKKAGGYSKGMAQRLTFATALVGEPDLLILDEPSTGLDPNGARRMREIIREENERGATVFFSSHVLGQVEAVCDRVGILRDGDLITEDTVEGLRDSMPDQTRLRVTLDRIPDDSDAALAAVEAIDGVSSVTPEGRSLVVACEDRAKTEVLHVVEEYGVTVEDFETDESSLEDLFVAYTTGADGGREVVR; this is encoded by the coding sequence GTGCCCTCCATCGATATATCCAACGTGACGAAACGGTACGGCACCGAGACGGCACTCGACGGGCTCTCGCTGTCCGTCGAGCGTGGCGAAATATACGGCTTTCTCGGTCCCAACGGGGCCGGGAAGTCGACAACGATCAACCTCCTATTGGACTTCATTCGGCCGACTACCGGCGAGGTTCGGGTGTTCGACCTCGATGCGCAGGCGGACTCCCTCGAGATCCGCCAGCGAACCGGTATCCTTCCCGAGGGCGCCGAACTCTACGAGCGCCTGACCGGCCGCCAGCACGTCGAGTTCGCGATCGAGTCCAAGGGGGCCGACGACGATCCCGACGATCTCATCGAGCGGGTCGGTCTCTCGCCCGACGCGGCCGGAAAGAAAGCCGGCGGCTACTCGAAGGGGATGGCCCAGCGGCTCACCTTCGCGACGGCCCTGGTCGGCGAGCCCGACCTCCTGATCTTAGACGAGCCCTCCACCGGCCTCGACCCCAACGGGGCTCGCCGAATGCGCGAGATCATTCGCGAGGAAAACGAACGCGGCGCGACCGTCTTCTTCTCGAGTCACGTCCTCGGGCAGGTCGAGGCGGTCTGTGACCGCGTCGGCATCCTCCGGGACGGCGACCTGATCACCGAGGACACCGTCGAGGGACTGCGCGACTCGATGCCCGACCAGACCAGACTCCGCGTGACCCTCGATCGGATCCCCGACGACTCGGATGCTGCCCTCGCGGCGGTCGAGGCGATCGATGGCGTCTCCTCGGTAACCCCGGAGGGACGGTCCCTCGTCGTCGCCTGCGAGGACCGCGCCAAGACCGAGGTCCTCCACGTCGTCGAGGAGTACGGCGTCACTGTCGAGGACTTCGAGACCGACGAGTCCTCGCTCGAGGACCTGTTCGTCGCCTACACTACGGGCGCCGACGGTGGCCGGGAGGTGGTTCGATGA
- a CDS encoding ABC transporter ATP-binding protein, which yields MATAETAVSLSDVRKTYRIGEPVHALDGVSLEVPEGSYTAIMGPSGSGKSTLMNLVGCLDTPTAGEVVVGGRAIDTLDDRERTRLRGTEVGFVFQTFNLMPRLNAVENVALPQLFQGIDRTERRERARDLLERVGLADRGDHLPNELSGGQRQRVALARALVNDPAIVLADEPSGNLDTDTETEILDLFDEFHDAGTTMIVVTHERHVAERADRIVHLLDGRIERIEELAGDDTPEPASRTRSSEADSE from the coding sequence ATGGCAACGGCGGAGACGGCCGTCTCCCTCTCGGACGTCCGCAAGACCTATCGGATCGGCGAGCCCGTCCACGCGTTAGACGGCGTCTCGCTCGAGGTACCGGAAGGGTCCTATACGGCGATCATGGGCCCCAGCGGCTCGGGCAAGTCGACGCTAATGAACCTCGTGGGCTGTCTGGACACCCCGACGGCGGGCGAGGTCGTCGTCGGCGGGCGAGCGATCGACACGCTGGACGACCGCGAGCGGACTCGCCTCCGGGGCACCGAGGTCGGCTTCGTCTTCCAGACGTTCAACCTCATGCCCCGACTGAACGCCGTCGAGAACGTCGCCCTCCCGCAGCTGTTTCAGGGGATCGACCGGACGGAACGGCGCGAGCGAGCGCGTGACCTGCTCGAGCGGGTCGGGCTCGCCGACCGCGGGGATCACCTGCCCAACGAACTGTCGGGCGGCCAGCGCCAGCGGGTCGCGCTGGCCCGGGCGCTGGTCAACGATCCCGCGATCGTGCTGGCCGACGAGCCCTCCGGCAACCTCGATACCGACACCGAGACGGAGATCTTGGACCTCTTCGACGAGTTCCACGATGCCGGGACGACGATGATCGTCGTTACCCACGAACGGCACGTCGCCGAGCGGGCCGACCGGATCGTCCACCTGCTCGACGGGCGGATCGAACGGATCGAGGAACTCGCGGGCGACGACACACCGGAGCCGGCCTCGCGAACGAGGTCGTCGGAGGCCGATTCCGAGTGA
- a CDS encoding ABC transporter permease — protein MNPIESLRLAWRSIRGHKLRSALTTLGIVIGIAAVIAFVTLGASLQAGIIGDISPDDQRNVYGWAAEPDTEGGPLAGAQPVFTGDDLEAVEDLDEVEAAYGYATIQTQAISNGDETVAQGNGLIASGPSYIREERLAEGRQFRQGEPEAVLNPAAANQFEENVTVGDELTVTILGGERRTVEVVGITDTSEGQSPFEGFESSPRVYVPTDPYYTEQASGLGAGGADDGGENESGGEDGEARFLAIIVEAPSDDAADIDAARESATDYLESDQSDASEFLDDDLAVRFQTSTELLQQLQDVLDLLRNFIVGIAAISLLVGSIGIANIMLVSVTERTREIGIMKAVGAQNRDVLGLFLTEAVILGVIGAILGTALGLVGGYVGAEYVDLPLVYPLEYVALAVVVGILVGVLAGLYPAWRAARTDPIDALRYE, from the coding sequence GTGAACCCGATAGAGAGCCTACGGCTGGCGTGGCGGTCGATCCGGGGCCACAAGCTCCGGTCGGCGCTGACGACGCTGGGGATCGTGATCGGGATCGCGGCGGTGATCGCCTTCGTCACGCTGGGTGCGAGCCTCCAGGCCGGCATCATCGGCGATATCAGCCCCGACGATCAGCGCAACGTCTACGGCTGGGCGGCCGAGCCAGACACCGAAGGCGGGCCGCTGGCGGGTGCCCAGCCGGTGTTTACCGGCGACGACCTCGAGGCGGTCGAGGATCTGGACGAGGTCGAGGCGGCCTACGGCTACGCGACGATCCAGACGCAAGCGATCTCGAACGGCGACGAGACGGTCGCCCAGGGGAACGGGCTGATCGCCTCGGGGCCGTCCTACATCCGCGAGGAGCGGTTGGCTGAGGGGCGCCAGTTCCGGCAGGGCGAACCCGAGGCGGTCCTCAACCCGGCGGCTGCCAACCAGTTCGAGGAGAACGTTACCGTCGGCGACGAACTGACCGTGACGATCCTCGGCGGCGAGCGCCGGACCGTCGAAGTGGTCGGGATCACCGATACCAGCGAAGGCCAGAGCCCATTCGAGGGGTTCGAGTCCTCGCCGCGGGTGTACGTTCCCACGGATCCCTACTACACGGAACAAGCGTCGGGACTCGGAGCCGGCGGGGCCGACGACGGGGGCGAGAACGAAAGCGGCGGCGAGGACGGCGAGGCGCGCTTCCTCGCGATCATCGTCGAAGCCCCCTCCGACGACGCGGCCGACATCGACGCCGCCCGCGAGAGCGCGACCGACTACCTCGAGAGCGATCAGTCCGACGCCAGCGAGTTCCTTGATGACGACCTCGCGGTCAGGTTCCAGACGAGTACGGAACTGCTCCAGCAGCTTCAGGACGTACTCGACCTGCTGCGGAACTTCATCGTCGGCATCGCGGCCATCTCCCTGCTGGTCGGCTCGATCGGCATCGCCAACATCATGCTGGTCAGCGTCACCGAGCGGACCCGCGAGATCGGCATCATGAAAGCCGTCGGCGCACAGAACCGCGACGTCCTCGGCCTGTTCCTGACCGAAGCGGTGATCCTCGGCGTGATCGGCGCGATCCTGGGGACCGCCCTCGGACTGGTCGGCGGTTACGTCGGGGCCGAATACGTCGACCTGCCGCTCGTCTACCCCCTCGAGTACGTCGCGCTCGCGGTCGTCGTGGGGATACTCGTCGGGGTCCTCGCCGGGCTGTATCCCGCATGGCGGGCCGCGCGGACGGACCCGATCGACGCGCTGCGCTACGAGTGA